GAACGCCGCGATGGCGTACGGCACGGACGGCACGCTGGCGGCACTGAAGATGGTGGCGCTGAAGGACCCGAAGGGCGCGCAGGCGGTGTACCAGCCGGCCCCGATCATCCGCACGGACACCCTGAAGGCCAACCCGCAGGTCACGGGGCTGCTGAACCGCGTGTTCGCCACGCTGACCCAGGGCACCCTGCAGGGCCTGAACGCGAAGGTGGCACTGGAGGGCCGCACGGCGCAGGACGTGGCGCGCGAGTACCTGAAGGGCAAGGGGCTCCTCAAGTAATGCGCGGGCCGCGCTGGACCAGACGGTGAGCACGGCGCGGACCGGGGTGGGGGCAGGGGCGCAGGCTCCTGCCCCTGCTGCTGCGCGCCGGGACGTGCGGCTGGTGCTGTGGCTCGCGGCCCTGCCGATGCTGGCGGGGGCGTGGCTACCGTGGGTGCTGCTGCGCCCGAACCGGCTGGCGCCCGGCGAGTACCTGCGGCTGCCGCCCGAGTGGGTGGCGCTGACGGCCGCGCTGGCGCTGCTCCCCGCTATCGTCGGGCATTGGCGGCGTGGGCTGGTGTGGCTGCCCGCCACGCTGGCGCTGCTGCTGGGCGTGTGGCTGCTGGGGACCCGCACGGCGGCGGCGCTGGCCGGTCAGGCGGAGTTCGCACGGGCGAGTGCGGCCAGCGGCGTGTGGCTGTACCTGCTGGGGGCGGGCGGCGCGGCCTACGCGGCCGGGCTGGCCCTCCCGGAACGCCGCTGGGTCGCGTGGCTGTGGCTGCCGCCCGCGCTGACGCTGCTGCTGGGCGGGCATCTGGCGGGCTGGTCGGTGCTTGTCGAGGGCCGGAACGAGGGGCCGCGCTGGGTGCAGGAGCTGGCGCAGCACTTACGGCTGGTGGGCAGTGCGCTGGGCCTGTCGGTACTGATCGGGGTGCCGCTGGCGGTGTGGGCGGCGGGTCGCGCGCGGGTGGCGGACGCGGTGCTGGGCGTGGCGAACGCCGTGCAGACGCTGCCCAGCCTCGCCCTGCTGGGCCTGCTGATCGCGCCGCTGTCGGCGCTGGCGAACGCCGTGCCCGCCCTGCGCGAGGCCGGGGTCAGCGGGATCGGCGTGGCCCCGGCGCTGACGGCCATGACGCTGTACGCGCTGCTGCCGGTGCTGCGCAACGGCGTGGTGGCCCTGCGGGGCGTGCCCGCCGGGGTGGTCGACGCGGCGCGCGGGATGGGCATGACGGCCTCGCAGCGCTTCTGGCGGGTGCAGGTGCCGCTGGCGCTGCCGGTGTGGCTGGGCGGGGTGCGGCAGGCGGCGGTGCTGCTGGTGGGCGTGGCGGCGGTCGCCGCGCTGATCGGCGCGGGGGGGCTCGGCACCTACATTTTCAAGGGCCTGCAGAGTGCCGCGTCGGACCTGATCCTGCTGGGGGCCGTTCCGGCGGCGCTGCTGGCCATTCTCGTGGACGGCGCGCTGCGGGCGCTGGAGGGCTGGCTGGGCCGCCGCCTGGGGAGGGCCGCATG
This DNA window, taken from Deinococcus sedimenti, encodes the following:
- a CDS encoding ABC transporter permease; this translates as MSTARTGVGAGAQAPAPAAARRDVRLVLWLAALPMLAGAWLPWVLLRPNRLAPGEYLRLPPEWVALTAALALLPAIVGHWRRGLVWLPATLALLLGVWLLGTRTAAALAGQAEFARASAASGVWLYLLGAGGAAYAAGLALPERRWVAWLWLPPALTLLLGGHLAGWSVLVEGRNEGPRWVQELAQHLRLVGSALGLSVLIGVPLAVWAAGRARVADAVLGVANAVQTLPSLALLGLLIAPLSALANAVPALREAGVSGIGVAPALTAMTLYALLPVLRNGVVALRGVPAGVVDAARGMGMTASQRFWRVQVPLALPVWLGGVRQAAVLLVGVAAVAALIGAGGLGTYIFKGLQSAASDLILLGAVPAALLAILVDGALRALEGWLGRRLGRAA